In Mytilus trossulus isolate FHL-02 chromosome 14, PNRI_Mtr1.1.1.hap1, whole genome shotgun sequence, a genomic segment contains:
- the LOC134697702 gene encoding glutamate--cysteine ligase catalytic subunit-like, translated as MDTSKLTPLNWEEIKNNIDGVKIQGIKQFIHQYKKHKDRRNDPLYWGDEIEYMIVKIDDEEKTTKLCLKAKDVLETLNKHNKGNPIPVWTPEFGAYMVESIPERPYSGLLTSISKVEMSMKERRKELTSVLEQDEIPFTLPSYPRLGVGYFAIPPTKLNPNNGISKSWFSPDDVIYKGRQRTTSIHQNIKERKGGNIEILIPVYQDMNTKSPLPMSIKTKYKREQSYDNSIHMEGLIFGAGCCGLQTTFQMDNFEDARYLYDQLVNICPIMLALSAASPIQRGYLSDIDTRWPVLSQSFDDRTDEEKGLKPLKKDRFRIQKSRWSSVETYICPENSQYNNTDIVYDKDSYEELKNEGLDEALSKHIAYLFIRDPLFLCSETLDQNEDLDIQHLENINSTNWQTLRLKLPISNTSTGWRVEFRPMEIQLSDFENAAYAVFVFLVTRIVIAYRLNFVIPISKVDENMSAASKRDAVLEEKFNFRRNIFSDKSTEIEITKLGQLQSKDGDDFCQMTIDEIINGNVRYK; from the exons A TGGATACTTCAAAACTTACACCATTGAACTGGGAAGAAATAAAGAACAATATCGATGGTGTTAAGATACAAGGCATTAAACAGTTCATACATCAGTACAAGAAACACAAGGATAGACGCAATGATCCTTTGTACTGGGGAGATGAg attGAATATATGATTGTTAAAATTGATGATGAAGAAAAAACAACGAAGCTTTGTCTTAAAGCGAAGGATGTTTTGGAGACCTTGAACAAACACAATAAAGG gaATCCTATTCCTGTATGGACACCTGAGTTTGGAGCATATATGGTAGAAAGTATCCCTGAAAGACCTTATTCAGGTCTATTGACTTCCATTTCAAAAGTTGAAATGAGTATGAAAGAAAG GCGGAAAGAACTCACGTCTGTATTAGAGCAGGATGAAATCCCATTTACTCTGCCATCGTATCCGAg ATTAGGAGTTGGTTATTTTGCTATTCCGCCGACTAAACTTAATCCTAACAATGGTATATCAAAGTCCTGGTTTTCCCCTGATGATGTAATATACAAAGGCCGCCAAAGAACAAC GAGTATACATCAGAACATAAAAGAGAGAAAAGGTGGAAACATTGAAATCCTTATTCCAG TTTACCAGGATATGAACACGAAATCGCCTTTACCTATGAGCATCAAGACTAAATACAAGAGGGAACAATCTTATGATAATAGTATTCATATGGAAGGTCTTATTTTCGGTGCCGGTTGTTGTGGTTTGCAAACGACGTTTCAGATGGATAATTTTGAGGACGCAAGATACCTTTACGATCAACTTGTGAACATTTGTCCAATCATG cTAGCTTTAAGTGCAGCATCACCTATACAAAGGGGTTACCTGTCTGATATTGATACTCGATGGCCAGTCCTATCACAAAGCTTTGATGACAGAACCGATGAAGAAAAAGGTCTAAAG CCTTTAAAGAAGGATAGATTTAGAATACAGAAATCACGTTGGAGTTCTGTAGAAACCTACATTTGTCCAGAAAATAGTCAATACAATAACACAGACATCGTATATGATAAAGATTCTTATGAGGAATTGAAGAATGAAG GATTGGACGAAGCACTATCAAAACACATTGCATATCTCTTTATTCGCGATCCATTATTTCTATGTAGCGAAACTCTAGATCAGAATGAAGATTTGGACATACAACATCTTGAA aacATCAATTCAACTAACTGGCAAACACTACGTCTGAAACTGCCTATATCTAATACTAGTACTGGTTGGAGAGTAGAATTTAGACCAATGGAA ATTCAATTGAGCGATTTTGAAAATGCTGCTTATGCTGTATTCGTCTTTTTGGTGACAAGAATTGTCATTGCTTACAGACTGAATTTTGTCATTCCAATATCAAAG gttgATGAAAATATGAGTGCTGCTAGCAAACGCGATGCTGTATTAGAAGAAAAGTTCAATTTCAGGAGAAACATCTTTTCGG ACAAGTCAACAGAAATTGAAATAACCAAGCTTGGTCAATTGCAATCGAAAGATGGCGATGACTTTTGTCAGATGACAATAGATGAAATAATAAATGGAAACGTAAGATacaaatga